GTGCCTTCTCCGGGTTCGTATGCGGTGCATGATCCGATGCAATCACCGGAATTGCCGCAAACATCCGCCACAGATCCATTCGCTCCGCCTTCGTCCGCAGCGGCGGGTTCATCCGGAACCGTGTATCGGCACAATCGTGTTCTTCCCACGAAAGAAACAGATGATGCGGCGCAACCTCAAACGTATTCCCCGGCCGCATCATCACGCGGGCAATCGACGCCGTCCCGCTCATGTGACAGTAATGCAGCCGTGCCCCCGCAGGAGCAAGGGAGTTCACCAGATCTACCGTAGCCGCCTCGCCGGAGACGGGACGCGCCGCAGCATGCCCGGCAAGCGTATGCACCTCGCCCGGCTTCACCTCCTCTGCATGCACAGTGGTAAGCGCCCCCTGACGCGCAAGGGTGGTCAGGGCCGAACGGATAACCTCCGGCGTCAGGGCAGAACCATAGCTGGACGGCGCTGCAAACATCTCGCCGAACGCAAGAGCACCCGCACGGTACAGCCCCGGCAGATCCGCAGACTCCGTCACCGACCCGTTGACGGCATAGTGACAGAAACTCTCCTCCTTTGCCCGCTGCACCCGTGCAGTAAAATTCTCCACGGTCTCCATCGGCGGAACCGTATTCGGCTGATCCACCACCGCCGCAACACCGCCTGCAACCGCTGCCTGTGTCCCGGTCGCCCAGTCCTCCTTTGCTGCCTGCGGTCCGTCCCGCATATGGACATGCACATCAATCGCTGCCGGAACACAGAGACGACCGCGGCAGTCGATCACCTGTCCGGCAGGACCGGAACTGCCGATATGCGTAATAACACCGTCTGTGATACTGATGTCCGCAACCCTGCCGTCCGGCAGGGTTGCGGATTTCAGAACCAGATCCGTCATCTCAGCAGACCCGCGGAACCGGATCACCCATCGGCGGCTCGATAAACCGCTCACCGCCGATACGCGTCCGCATCACCACGCCCGAGCCTTCCACGACCTCACCAATAACGGCCGCATTCTTTCCGAGCGGATGACTGCGCAGAGCCGCAAGCACCGCGTCCGCAGCCTCTGCCGCGATGCCCATCACACACTTACCCTCGTTTGCCACCTGCAGAGGATCAATTCCGAGAAGTCCGCCGGCTGACGCAACACTCTCGCGGATCGGCACCGATTCCTGATCCACCACTACCTTCACCCCGGCTTTGCGTGCCATCTCATTGATGCATGCCGCAAACCCGCCGCGGGTGGGATCCTTCATCGCATGGACTGCACCTTTCGGCGCTGCCCGGACCGCTCCGGCAATCATCGTATAGAGCGGCGCCACATCCGACTTCAGCTGATCGCCAAGATCAAAGCCCTCGCGGTGTGCAACAATCGCCAGTCCGTGATCTCCGAGCGTACCGGAAACAATGATCTTGTCGCCCGGTGCAAGCGCCTTGTCCCGGATCAGATACGAATCCTCATCGACAACACCGACCCCCGCCGTATTGATCACAATGCCGTCAAGGCTTCCCTTCTCCACAACTTTGGTATCACCGGTAATAATTGCAGCTCCGGCCTCACCGAGCGCCTCATCCATCGATGCCACGATCTTCTCAAGATCGGCGATGGGGAATCCTTCCTCAATCACCATTGCACAGGTTAACGCAACCGGCCGTGCGCCCATCACCGAGAGATCATTAATCGTTCCCGACACCGCAACCCGGCCGATATCGCCGCCCGGGAAAAAGATCGGCTTTACCACATGTGAGTCGGTCGTGAGAACGATCGTCTTTCCCCCGATCTCAAAGGTTGAACCATCGTCCAGCGACTCAAGACCGATCCCTCCTGCATTATTGTGTTTGAACGCGGTCAGCGTCACAAGAAGTTCTCCCATGACCTCGCCGCCCGCACCGTGCATCATATTGACTTCTGTATCCTTCTTCATCTTACTCCTCCGTATCAATCTCAATATTTTTCACTAAAATCTCGCGTCCCTGTACCAGATGCGGCAGTTTCCCGCAGTTCGGGCACACAAAAATCTCAGGGCCTGCATAGCCGCACTCACACTCGGCAATCGGCGGTACCGTAGTGAACACCAGTTTCGTCTCCGAAAACATGGGATCCTCGGTGACAAACGTTCCGAACATGAACTCCACCTGATCCGGGTTCACCATCGCCATCGATCCGACATCCACGTAGATAGTCCGGACCTTCACCGCACCATTGTCTTCGGCTGCACGTTTGGAGGTCGCATATATGTCATATGCGATTCCGGACTCATGCATGATTCTCTGGCCCCTCTTCCATTGCCTTATAGACTTCCTTGAAAAGTTCGCGGGTCTCCAGCCCCTCCTCACGGGAAAGACGCTGAATGGCAAAGCCTACGTGGACCAGCACAAACTCGCCGACCGCAACATCAACGAGATCGATTCTGACCTCCTGCTGAAGATCCCCGTAATCAACGAGCGCCACATTTCCATCGCGTATTTCAAGTATTTCTGCGGGAACTGCTATGCACATATATGGGTATATTGGTGAGGGAGAGTGATAAAGACAACGAAAAGAGATATACGCCGAGAGGGAGATTTGAACTCCCGAGGTGTTACCACCAGAGGCTTTCAAGGCCACCGCCTTTCCGGACTAGACTATCTCGGCATCAAAGTCCACACATAATATGCATGCTGCCTAAAAAAAGATTTGTGTTGGCTTATCTCCGGGAAAGGATGAGGGCAGCCGCTCCCAGAATACCAAGTACCGGCACAACAGCACCAACCGGGCTCTGGGTTGCGGAGGGACCTGCACCGGTACCGAAGCTGTCGGAAAGTTTGGGATCCTCGGCAAAGGAAACCACATTCTTTGCAGTAAGATAGACCGTTCCGCTTACACCTTCCTTGGTCGGATAGACTTTCAGGTGGACGGTTGCATCGCTTGCCGTGATGGTGATGGTCTCATCGGAGTTTTCATCCTTGTTGTTTACACGGGTGACCGACCCGCCGTTGACGGTGTACTCAATCGTCCAGTCGGTTCCGCGGAATGCAGTGATGGTTGCATCTCCGGTTCCGGTTTTCACCGCAAAGTATGCCGGCTTGTCAGATGATACTTCTGCATTTGCGGTCAGCGTCTTTCCGGCAGAAGTCGGGGTTGCGGTAGTGGTCGCAGAAGTGGTTGCGCTTCCGCTCATCAGCGTGTAGGTCAGAAGACCAATGTAGCCGTCTTTATCCTTGACAACGACCTGATAGACACCGGCACCCGTTGCCGGAAGCTTCTCGGAGAACTGGCCGTTTTCATCAGTTCCAACCCAGGTCGGGCCGTACACAACACGGCCGTCGGTGGTGGTTCCCTCATACATCGTCAGCTCCACACCTCTGCCGCCGGTTGCACTTGCTTTGCCGGAAACCTGCACCTCCTCGGTTGAGTACTGGACTCTGGGCGCGGTACTGGTCAGCTCTCCGGTCCGGTCAACGAGCTGGACGGTAAACCAGTTGCGTTTGCTGCCGAACGGGTAGTCTTTTGGTTCCTGAACGGTTACGGTGTACATCCCGCCGGCCAGTTCCCAAGTCTCAAAGGTAGTTCCGAAATGTCCGTCAGACTGAATAATAACTGATTTTGATTCAATAGAATTTCCACCGGATTTTGCGAGCACAATACGCATGGTGGCTCCGGCAGGGATATTGTCGGTTACACAATCAACAACAATCTGGGATCCCACTCCCATTTTTAACGTGGCGGTCTGACTGTCCGGCGTGATGAAGTCAAATGAGTATGCCGATACAGCTCCTGCAAAAGCCAGCAGGACAAGCAGACCGGCAGCGAGAAGGAGGATTCCTGTTTTTCTCGTACCGTTGTTCATAATCTACTTAGTTATTTTCTTTATAGATAGGCTTTGCCGTTGGGAACCAAACTAAGATAATGCCAGCAGTACCATGAGATAAGAGTCATGTCAGCACCAATAAAACCGCTTGCATCCTGGAAAGGGCAGGACAGATATTTTGGCGAAGTTCTGCCGTCCCTGACCGGTATTTTTCTTTCCGGCGGATGCAGCTGGAACCGCTGCCGAATGTGCGGCTACAAAAACGACCGGAACACCTGCGGCTCGCGTGAAGAACTCATCGCGCATATGAATGCCCAGATTTCCTGGATCGCGGAGAACTACGCTTCTGACGAGTACGGACTTGGCAAGATCTTTACCTCCGGCAGCGTGTTTGACCCTGTCGAAGTCCCCCGTGAGATACTGGACTCCTTTGGGCATCTGTTTGCCGGAAAACCCGTAATTGCCGAATCGCGCGCCGAATATGTGACCGAGGATGCCCTTTCACGGTTCCTGTCCACTCTGGATCAGGGACAACCCCATCCGCTGACCGTAGCCATGGGTCTGGAAACCACGAACGACGCCATTCGGGAAAAGTCGATTGACAAGGGATTTTCCTTTGCAGACTTTATCCGCGCCGCAGACATCTGTCATGCCGCGGGTGTCGGCGTGAAAGCGTATCTGATGATGAAACCGCTGTTCTTAACCGAGCGGGAAGCAATGGAGGATATGCAGAAATCCATTGCCGAGACTGCACCGTATGCGGATATGATCTCCATGAACCTGTGTACTGTCCAGGGAAGAACCGAGCTTGAACAGTACTGGCAGCGGGGATCGTTCCGCCCTCCGTATCTGTGGTCCGCGGTGAAGGTACTGCTGGACGCTGACACCAGCGTCGCCTGCGACCCGGTCGGCGGCGGATTCCGCCGCGGACCGCACAACTGCGGCACGTGCGACAAAGAGATTGTCGCCGCCATTAATGAGTACTCCCTCACCGCCGACAAGAGCGTTCTTCAGGCGGTTTGGGACGCGGGATGTTCCTGCAAAAAAGAATGGGAGTATGTTCTTGACAACGAAACGTCGTGGAACATGCCCCTAACCGAATAATTTTTTTTTCTTACGCCGACAGTTCCCGCAGCTCGGCGAGCAGCAGCGGCATAAACGTTCCCGCATCACTGACCATACCAATTGCCTGCGACGTCCCGCGGTCCATCAGCTTCGTCACCGACGCAGGATTAATATCCACACAGATCGTCTTCACATGCGAAGGAAGCAGATTCCCGACCGCAACAGAATGCAGAAGCGTTGCAACCATTAAAACCATGCCGAGTTCGGGGATATGTTTTCGCATGGCATCCTGTGCTTCGATAACATTCTGGATCACATCCGGCATCGGCCCGTCATCGCGGATGGACCCGGCAAGAACAAACGGCACATGATTCTTAATACACTCATACATAATACCGCTCTTCACGAGTCCGGTCTGCACCGCGGCATAGATTGATCCTGCATCCATGATCTTGTTGATCGTGTAAAGGTGATGACGGTGCCCGCCACTGACAAGTTCTCCGGTACGCAGATCCATCCCCAACGACGTCCCGAAGATACTGTACTCAAGATCATGTGTCGCAAGTGCGTTCCCGGCGAACAGCACATCGATGTACCCCTCGCGGATCATAGCCGCAACCGCATCTGCGGCGCCGGTATGAATAATTGCCGGACCCCCGACCAGCGCAACTTTTCTGCCGGACTCTTTGATCTGCAGAAGCTCCTTTGCAATCTGGCGGATCATCGTCTTGCTCGGCCGTTCGGAGGAAACATCTCCGCCCATAAACTCGAAAACACCGATCTCACGCGGACGCTCCGGGAAATCCACCCTGACCCCCTCCTCACCGACCACCACGAAATCGCCGGGAAGAAGTTTACCCTGCACCGCACAGGTCGCGGTATGACTCTTCGTATCAACACGGATCAGGGCGTCCATCTTCATATTGTCTACCGGAATCCACTCGCCTTCGTAGTGAATATAGGTCGGATGATTGGTAGTGGAGTAAAAACCCTCCGGCGCAACCTTTGCCTTGATGACATTCTGAAGTGTTACCTCCGCTTCGCCCGTGACCAGAACACCAAGCCTGCGCAGCTCACTGATGATCTGGGTGAGCTGTTCAGGTGTCTCTGCGGAGATCTGCATGCGTGCGTAACTCGGGTCGGTCTTCTGCCTGCCGAGGTTGAACTCCTCGGTCTCGAAATCTCCGTTGTACTCAACAACGCAGTCCATGACTTTGGCAAGAATTCCTGAGTCAACGATGTGGCCCCTTAGTTCGATCTCCCGCGAGAATTTCATGAATATATATGGAACGTAAAACGAGATGAATATCTCCCCCTCCGCCGGTCCACCAGTTTTCTTTTCTTCTTTGTGTCCCGCGCACAATCGTTGCAGAAAGTATATATGTTTTTATTATCCGGCAATTTTTATTCTGCATCTGTATGGGGATATTTTTGCATATGACCTGGATATGACTTTCAAAAATATCAGAAAAATTATCTCAGATACTTTCAGGATGCCCAATACTATTATATACGGAATAACCGGCACGTATCTAGTATGAAGCGAATGCTGATTGTTTTGATGCTGTGTGTTGCACTTCTGGCAGTTTCTGCCGGATGTGTAGGAACTCCCGCTCCGGCCGGCCCCGCCGCCGATCCGACCGCCCCAGCTCTTGGTGCTGTTCCTGTATCGTCCGAAGACGGCGTAACAGTGTATAAGAATCCCGACGGATCCTACTATGCCGAGGATAAAGACGGCACAAAAGTTCAGATGAACCCCGACAGTTCCTGGAGCGGCACATCCGGAGATGGCGATTCTGCTTCGATGGATAAAGACGGCAACTTCAACTATCAGGGTACTGACGGCTCCAGTGCGATCGGAAGCGCAACCGGCGGTCACGTTGAAGGTGACGGAGGCTCTCTCACCTACACCATTGACGCAAACGGCGTCGTCCATTACAAAATGGTTGAACCTGACGGAAAGGTAACCGAGTGGACCTCGGACGGATCCATCACCCAGTGAAGGATCCTGTTCCAAAAACTTTTGAAAAAATTATTTTTTTTAGAACTCTGCCGCACCGCGGAGCATCTTATCGATTGCCCGTGCCGCATCCTTTGCCGTACCCATCGCAAGAATCACGGTTGCAGCCCCGGTCGCCACGTCGCCGCCTGCATACACCTTCGGAATCGACGTCTGGCCGAGGCAGTTCACAGCCACACTCCCGTTCTTGTTGCGGGCAAGATCCGGCATCATCCGTAAGAGCAGCGGGTTTGGACCCTGGCCGATAGCCTCCACCACCACATCCGCCTCAACCGTGAAGTTGCTTCCCGCGATCGGCGCAAACGAACACCGGCCGTCATCGCCCGGACTGCCAAGCTCCATTTTAATCGCCTCAACACCGGCGACCGCCTTGTTTTCGCCTTCGATAAACCGCACCGGATTCGTACAGCACAGGAACTCAATACCCTCCTCTTTTGCATGCCGCACCTCATCCAGCCGTGCCGGCATATCCGCCTCACCACGGCGGTACATCAGGGTAACCGCAGCACCCATCCGGCGTGCCACCCGGGCTGCATCCATAGCAACATTTCCGCCGCCGATCACCACGACCTTCTTCCCTTTCTTTACCGGCGTATCCTTTTCCGGGAACCGGTTTGCACCCATCAGATTCACCCGGGTCAGGAACTCGTTTGCCGAGTAGATCCCGCAGAGATTCTCGCCCGGTAATCCCATGAAGTACGGAAGACCCGCACCCGTTCCGAGGAACACCGCATCGTAGCCGAGCAGCTCCGCAACCGGCACACTGCGGCCGACCACATGGTTTGTCTTAATCTCGGCACCGAGTTTTTTCACCTGCTCAATCTCCGTCTGGACAATATCTTTGGGAAGACGGAACGACGGAATACCATACATCAGCACACCGCCCGCCTCATGCAGGGACTCAAACACGGTTACGCTATGACCGAGCCGTGCCAGCTCCGCAGCCGCCGAAAGGCCGGCCGGACCGGACCCGACAACCGCGACCTTTTTTCCGGTTGCAGGAAGCCGCACGGGCGTCTCGATACCTTCCCGTCTCTCCCAGTCCGCGACGAACCGCTCAAGATGCCCGATCGAGATCGGCATATCCTTGTTCCCGAGCACACACTCGCCCTGACACTGCGTCTCCTGCGGACAGACCCGGCCGCAGATTGCGGGAAGCATATTATCCTTCTTGATAATCCGTGCCGCCTCGCGGAACTCGCCCATCTCACAGGCATGAATGAACGCCGGAATATCAATACCGACCGGACACCCGTTTACACACTTCGGCTTCTTGCACTGAATACAGCGTGCCGCCTCTGCCCGGACCTCTGCCTCCGTGAATCCGAGATCAACTTCACCGAAATCTGCAATCCGTTCCTTTGCATCTCTGTCCATTTACTCCACCTTCCTGCATCTGCACACATGGTGCTCCTCATGATACGCAACCGACTGCTTCTCCTCAGGCATATACATCCGCTGGCGTGCCAGCAGATCGTCCCAGTCAACCTGATGCGCGTCAAACTCCGGCCCGTCCACGCAGGCGAACTTCATCTCGCCGCCCACCACAACCCGGCAGGACCCGCACATACCAGTTCCGTCCACCATTACCGGGTTTAACGACACGTAGGTCTTGATGCCGTACGGCTTGGTGACGCCGCTTGTTACCTTCATCATCATACCGGGACCGATAATCCAGACTTTGTCGATCTTCCTGCCGCTCTCGCAGAGTGTCTGAAGCGGACCGCTGGCAAACCCTTTGATACCGTACGATCCGTCATCGGTCGTCACAAACAGCTCGTCGCAGATCTCCCGCATCTCATCCTCAAGAATCAGCAGGCTCTTGTTGCGTGCGCCGATAATCCCGATCACATAGTTTCCGGCATCCTTTGCCGCCTGGGCAATAATCGGCGTACAAGCAACACCGACTCCTCCGCCCACAATAACCACAGTCTCAGGACCTTTGGCAATATCGCTCGGCATTCCGAGAGGGCCGACCACATCCCGCAGACAGTCGCCTGCAGAAAGGGTGGAAAGAAGCTTCGTTGTCGTACCGATTGCCATAAACGAAATCCGGATCAGATCGCCATCAGTTCCGGAAATGGTCAGAGGAACACGTTCACCTGCGCCGTCGGGGTGAATAATACAAAACTGTCCTGCCTGTGCATTGCGTGCGACCTGCGGCGCACGAATCCACATCTCAAAAACCGCCTCGGACAAGGCGTGTGCTTTCACTATCTCGTACATTAGTATTTCACTCCGCTGTTCTGCCTTGAGAAATTGTGAGTACGTATTGGGTGGCTGACAACTTTAATCTGTGCCGGACGGGTAAACGGGACAGGGGAAAAACGAATACAAAAGGGTACCGCAGAAAATTGTTTGAAGCTCTCAGCCTCGTCTTTGCGGTAGAGTATATATTGGAAATGGACAATAGTTTGGCATTGGTGAAATCAGATACAAATGCCGGATGAGGTTATATCCATAGTGGCTGGTTTAGTGTATACGCATTAGCGAATCCAGGTCATTGTTACCTCCATCATTTTCTCCGAGAGGGTTGTTGTTCTTTTTTCATACATGGCATTGGAGTTCTTTCTGGGAAACTCCATACTATACTGGGTGCTTAGGTTGTCAAATACCTCCCCCGAAACTGTTTCGGAACTGTTCGGATGTCCCGAAACTTTCCTGTCTCCAAACCTTTTAGACCTCAGGGCTCGCACGTATTTTATCGTGAGCAGCAGAGATATTCCCGAGACCCCAGGCCCGCTTGAACTGGATCCCGATTTCACCGCTGAAGAGCATGCACAGTTTGAGCGGCTGGAACGCGAACACCCCTATGTTGAGATGCACGAGGAAAAGATTCCCGTCCCGCCTCGTCCGCAGGATGCCCGCGACGGAACGCATGATGTGCTGTTTCTGCTTCTGTTTATTATTCTCGCCGCCGTATTCCTGCTGATTATTCTGTTCGGGGGCGGTCTGCACTGAATGCGCTGCGGCTGTTTCTTTCCGCAGCGGAGAATGGTGACTACTCTGCGTGGAACTGCTGGTATGCTGCGTATCTCAAAGAGTCGGCAGAGGCGGTGATGATTCTTCCTGGTCAGGATTTTTCCGGCAGAAACTTTACCGGCGCATGCATGAAAAATTTTGATCTGACTGCATGCCGTTTTTCGGGGGCGGTTCTTGTGGATGCTGATCTTACCGGTGCAACGATGGATGATGCGGATTTCTCGGGTGCAATGCTGGCGTCTGCGAATCTTTCGGGTACGTTTGCCGCGTATGCAAACTTCCGTGATGCGGATCTTTCCTGCGCAAATCTTTCCGGCGGTGATTTTACTGCGGCTTCTTTTCGTTCCGCACGGCTTTGCCGCTGTTATGCCCAGCGTGCGGTGTTTACTGATGCGGATTTCCGTGATGCGGATCTTTGCGGGATGTATGCCCGGCTTGCTGCGTGTCGCGGGGCGGTGTTTGCCGGAGCGAATATATCCGGCGCAACTTTTCCGGAGTAGACGGTCGTGCTGTACCGGCAGTTCGTTTGCTGAGATGCTTGTTTATCATGGGTAGTGGGCTAGGAAGTGGCAAATGTATCTCCTGGAAATCCGGCGTTGCACCTAAATTCGTTTATTGCTTATGAATGATCGTTATTGATCGAATTTCAGCCCACAGAAAACACGAAACACACGGAAGCAAAAACATCACGGAACAGTTCGTGAACATCACAGAATCCTAAATTAATCTGTTTCCATGATTTTTTTGTATATTCCGTGATGTTGAAAATTTCTGCGTGTCCGGTGTTTTTCGTGGGATGATCAGGAATAAAGGTGCAACACCGGAAAAACCACAATCCTTAAATCAATAGAGACAGACATTACTTACGCAAAACATGCGGGGTCGTGGCCTAGTCCGGAATGGCGACGGGCTCCAGCGGTCTTAGCGTATGATGAACTATCGGGTCTACTGATTGATAGATGATGACCCGTTGGAGCGCTGATGCAGGTATCTGTTCTCCACCATGTTCGCTTGTCGGAGAGACCCGTCGATCGTGAGTTCAAATCTCACCGACCCCACGTTTTGAAACATCTTTTCTGTAAATATGTGTTCGGGATGCCGGTGGTATCGGTCTTTTCTGAAAAAATATTGGTAAAAAAGTATTATTCTGCCTTTTGAAAGACCATTACTGTGTATCCGCCGTTTTCGTCTTCAGCACGGCTGACTTCCGTAAATCCGAGATATCCCAGACGTTCGGAGAAACTGTCGGGTGTATTTTTCCCGGAGGTATATACTGCTGAGATGATAGTGGAGACGTTGTTCTTCAAAAACTCTGCCTCGTTTAACACCACATCAAACTCACTGCCGATGATGTTCATCACGAGCGTGATATTCCCGGCAAAGTTTGCGTCGGCCGCAATCTTCCGGATGGTTGTTGCGGGGACGGTTATGGTTTCCACGAAGGCTGAGTCCTCGGTGATACGGTTCTTCATAATGGAAGACTCGACAGACATGGTGACATTCTGTGTTCCGTACGCTACCGCTTTGGGTACAATGGTGTATCCTGCGAGGTTGTAGGATTTTGTTTTTTCCAGTGACGGCAGCAGATACGTGTTCGGTTCTACCGAGACCTGCTGGGCAGGGATGGCAAGCCGGTCATTGATGTAGGTAGAGAGCATGCCGATTCCGGCACCCACTTCGATTACCGGGTTTGTGGGGGACAGCCAGCTGTCCACGGCGTTTACCAGTTCCCGGTCAAAACTGTTTGGATCGAGCAGCAGATTCCAGATGAAGTTTGCATCCACGTAGTCCGGATCCATAAATATCAGGTTTTCCCTGATCATGGCCTGGTTGGGCGTTGG
The window above is part of the Methanocorpusculum vombati genome. Proteins encoded here:
- the pyrC gene encoding dihydroorotase, which produces MTDLVLKSATLPDGRVADISITDGVITHIGSSGPAGQVIDCRGRLCVPAAIDVHVHMRDGPQAAKEDWATGTQAAVAGGVAAVVDQPNTVPPMETVENFTARVQRAKEESFCHYAVNGSVTESADLPGLYRAGALAFGEMFAAPSSYGSALTPEVIRSALTTLARQGALTTVHAEEVKPGEVHTLAGHAAARPVSGEAATVDLVNSLAPAGARLHYCHMSGTASIARVMMRPGNTFEVAPHHLFLSWEEHDCADTRFRMNPPLRTKAERMDLWRMFAAIPVIASDHAPHTNPEKAQDFASAPSGVPGVETMLPLLMNEVFLGRISLAAVLEKTVTRPYRIFGLTAPAVAVGSRADLAVYADMPVKISAESLHSKCGWTPYEGMNGLFPETTIVGGTAVWYRGEFAKGRPLWLAGSGKS
- the hypE gene encoding hydrogenase expression/formation protein HypE, with the translated sequence MKKDTEVNMMHGAGGEVMGELLVTLTAFKHNNAGGIGLESLDDGSTFEIGGKTIVLTTDSHVVKPIFFPGGDIGRVAVSGTINDLSVMGARPVALTCAMVIEEGFPIADLEKIVASMDEALGEAGAAIITGDTKVVEKGSLDGIVINTAGVGVVDEDSYLIRDKALAPGDKIIVSGTLGDHGLAIVAHREGFDLGDQLKSDVAPLYTMIAGAVRAAPKGAVHAMKDPTRGGFAACINEMARKAGVKVVVDQESVPIRESVASAGGLLGIDPLQVANEGKCVMGIAAEAADAVLAALRSHPLGKNAAVIGEVVEGSGVVMRTRIGGERFIEPPMGDPVPRVC
- a CDS encoding hydrogenase maturation nickel metallochaperone HypA, with the protein product MHESGIAYDIYATSKRAAEDNGAVKVRTIYVDVGSMAMVNPDQVEFMFGTFVTEDPMFSETKLVFTTVPPIAECECGYAGPEIFVCPNCGKLPHLVQGREILVKNIEIDTEE
- a CDS encoding HypC/HybG/HupF family hydrogenase formation chaperone, with the translated sequence MCIAVPAEILEIRDGNVALVDYGDLQQEVRIDLVDVAVGEFVLVHVGFAIQRLSREEGLETRELFKEVYKAMEEGPENHA
- a CDS encoding archaeosine biosynthesis radical SAM protein RaSEA translates to MSAPIKPLASWKGQDRYFGEVLPSLTGIFLSGGCSWNRCRMCGYKNDRNTCGSREELIAHMNAQISWIAENYASDEYGLGKIFTSGSVFDPVEVPREILDSFGHLFAGKPVIAESRAEYVTEDALSRFLSTLDQGQPHPLTVAMGLETTNDAIREKSIDKGFSFADFIRAADICHAAGVGVKAYLMMKPLFLTEREAMEDMQKSIAETAPYADMISMNLCTVQGRTELEQYWQRGSFRPPYLWSAVKVLLDADTSVACDPVGGGFRRGPHNCGTCDKEIVAAINEYSLTADKSVLQAVWDAGCSCKKEWEYVLDNETSWNMPLTE
- a CDS encoding TIGR00300 family protein, with protein sequence MKFSREIELRGHIVDSGILAKVMDCVVEYNGDFETEEFNLGRQKTDPSYARMQISAETPEQLTQIISELRRLGVLVTGEAEVTLQNVIKAKVAPEGFYSTTNHPTYIHYEGEWIPVDNMKMDALIRVDTKSHTATCAVQGKLLPGDFVVVGEEGVRVDFPERPREIGVFEFMGGDVSSERPSKTMIRQIAKELLQIKESGRKVALVGGPAIIHTGAADAVAAMIREGYIDVLFAGNALATHDLEYSIFGTSLGMDLRTGELVSGGHRHHLYTINKIMDAGSIYAAVQTGLVKSGIMYECIKNHVPFVLAGSIRDDGPMPDVIQNVIEAQDAMRKHIPELGMVLMVATLLHSVAVGNLLPSHVKTICVDINPASVTKLMDRGTSQAIGMVSDAGTFMPLLLAELRELSA
- the gltA gene encoding NADPH-dependent glutamate synthase, producing MDRDAKERIADFGEVDLGFTEAEVRAEAARCIQCKKPKCVNGCPVGIDIPAFIHACEMGEFREAARIIKKDNMLPAICGRVCPQETQCQGECVLGNKDMPISIGHLERFVADWERREGIETPVRLPATGKKVAVVGSGPAGLSAAAELARLGHSVTVFESLHEAGGVLMYGIPSFRLPKDIVQTEIEQVKKLGAEIKTNHVVGRSVPVAELLGYDAVFLGTGAGLPYFMGLPGENLCGIYSANEFLTRVNLMGANRFPEKDTPVKKGKKVVVIGGGNVAMDAARVARRMGAAVTLMYRRGEADMPARLDEVRHAKEEGIEFLCCTNPVRFIEGENKAVAGVEAIKMELGSPGDDGRCSFAPIAGSNFTVEADVVVEAIGQGPNPLLLRMMPDLARNKNGSVAVNCLGQTSIPKVYAGGDVATGAATVILAMGTAKDAARAIDKMLRGAAEF
- a CDS encoding sulfide/dihydroorotate dehydrogenase-like FAD/NAD-binding protein; amino-acid sequence: MYEIVKAHALSEAVFEMWIRAPQVARNAQAGQFCIIHPDGAGERVPLTISGTDGDLIRISFMAIGTTTKLLSTLSAGDCLRDVVGPLGMPSDIAKGPETVVIVGGGVGVACTPIIAQAAKDAGNYVIGIIGARNKSLLILEDEMREICDELFVTTDDGSYGIKGFASGPLQTLCESGRKIDKVWIIGPGMMMKVTSGVTKPYGIKTYVSLNPVMVDGTGMCGSCRVVVGGEMKFACVDGPEFDAHQVDWDDLLARQRMYMPEEKQSVAYHEEHHVCRCRKVE
- a CDS encoding pentapeptide repeat-containing protein, whose amino-acid sequence is MILPGQDFSGRNFTGACMKNFDLTACRFSGAVLVDADLTGATMDDADFSGAMLASANLSGTFAAYANFRDADLSCANLSGGDFTAASFRSARLCRCYAQRAVFTDADFRDADLCGMYARLAACRGAVFAGANISGATFPE